One Deinococcus sp. LM3 genomic region harbors:
- a CDS encoding molybdopterin-dependent oxidoreductase, which translates to MFPRNPHPPSRFRVWRRLGLITLLTLAPVMAGQVSPASKTRLPVFTYVRAAQPTPKAKPGERRALTISTGQRELNLTLGQLQAMPAVRYTTHHPQLKRSFTYEGVTLRDLAARGGFLGRDLRVYAANGFASTIRAEDYMNWPIMLAYRADGAPIPILQKGPLTVVLPERPERFHAGEYSAAWVWFAERIAPAQ; encoded by the coding sequence GTGTTCCCCCGCAACCCACACCCACCGTCACGCTTCCGCGTGTGGCGCCGCCTGGGACTGATCACCCTCCTCACGCTGGCGCCGGTCATGGCCGGTCAGGTGAGCCCGGCCTCCAAGACGCGACTGCCCGTCTTCACGTACGTCCGCGCCGCGCAACCCACCCCGAAAGCCAAGCCGGGCGAACGCCGCGCCCTGACCATCAGCACCGGCCAGCGCGAGCTGAACCTCACGCTCGGGCAGTTGCAGGCCATGCCTGCCGTGCGCTACACCACCCACCACCCGCAACTGAAACGCAGCTTCACCTACGAGGGCGTCACGCTGCGCGACCTCGCCGCGCGCGGCGGATTCCTGGGCCGCGACCTGCGCGTGTACGCCGCCAACGGCTTCGCCAGTACCATCCGCGCCGAGGATTACATGAACTGGCCGATCATGCTTGCCTACCGCGCCGACGGCGCGCCCATCCCGATCCTGCAGAAAGGCCCGCTGACCGTCGTGCTGCCCGAACGCCCGGAACGCTTCCACGCCGGTGAGTACTCGGCCGCGTGGGTGTGGTTCGCCGAGCGGATCGCCCCCGCCCAGTGA
- a CDS encoding DUF4384 domain-containing protein → MTSFRPKHLFAVTIALAAVSSTGPAQAAPTLSAQSIIVNPVTSELNVKVWTDRDSSGTGTPAYAPGEKIRLYTSVTQDAYVYLFNVDPQGQVDLILPNRYQGGANFLKANVVKAFPSAGDPFSFDIAAPYGVNKVLAVASRTPLNLDQIATFRAEQNSFASVKVTGQQGLAQALSIVVTPLPQNSWVSDTAFYTVAARAVSAPQPVRPTPAPVVVNPWGTQREWRITIDNRTDLRQQHDAYAAKLRSEGYVLVKTSVKNNEIQSEFRRAGGGKAELKVKRKGNRTEITVERR, encoded by the coding sequence ATGACTTCCTTCCGACCCAAGCATCTGTTCGCCGTGACGATCGCCCTGGCTGCCGTGTCCTCCACGGGGCCCGCGCAGGCCGCGCCGACCCTGAGCGCCCAGAGCATCATCGTGAACCCCGTGACCTCGGAACTGAACGTGAAGGTCTGGACGGACCGCGACAGCAGCGGCACCGGCACGCCGGCCTACGCGCCGGGCGAGAAGATCCGTCTGTACACCAGCGTGACCCAGGACGCGTACGTCTACCTGTTCAACGTGGACCCTCAGGGGCAGGTGGACCTGATCCTGCCCAACCGCTACCAGGGCGGCGCGAACTTCCTGAAGGCGAACGTGGTCAAGGCGTTCCCGTCGGCCGGTGATCCCTTCAGCTTCGATATTGCCGCGCCCTACGGCGTGAACAAGGTGCTGGCCGTGGCCAGCCGCACGCCGCTGAACCTCGATCAGATCGCCACGTTCAGGGCCGAGCAGAACAGCTTCGCGAGCGTGAAGGTGACGGGGCAGCAGGGGCTGGCGCAGGCGCTGAGTATCGTCGTGACGCCGCTGCCGCAGAACAGCTGGGTCAGCGACACCGCCTTCTACACGGTGGCGGCCCGCGCGGTCAGCGCGCCGCAGCCCGTCAGGCCCACCCCGGCGCCGGTCGTGGTGAACCCCTGGGGCACGCAGCGTGAGTGGCGGATCACCATCGATAACCGCACGGACCTGCGCCAGCAGCACGACGCCTACGCCGCGAAACTGCGCAGCGAAGGGTACGTGCTGGTGAAGACCAGCGTGAAGAACAACGAGATCCAGAGCGAGTTCCGCCGCGCCGGTGGCGGCAAGGCCGAACTGAAGGTCAAGCGCAAGGGCAACCGCACCGAGATCACGGTCGAGCGCCGCTGA